The Halostagnicola larsenii XH-48 region TTAGACAGCCGCGTTCGTCCGCGTCAAAACGGCGATTCGGTGCTCGCAGTCGAGTCCTCGCTCGAGGACGACTCCGAAACGAGCCCATACTTCAGACCGTACTCCTCGAGACCGCCTTTCATGCTCTCGACCGTCGCGTCGGCGCTCCCCTCGTAGGAGCCGATGAGGTTTGCGGCCTGGACGCTCGCTTTCCCGTGCGGGCAGACCGTCACGACGCGTTCGGCGTCCTCAAACTCCTCGATTCGACTCGAAAGTTCGTGGAACGGGACGTTTTCACTGCCGGGAATGTGGCTGTGTTCGAAACTTCGCTCGTCGCGGATGTCGACGATCCGGACGTCGGCATCGGCCTCGACGAGTTCCTGTACCGCATCAGTGGAGATTTCGCCGTCCATCGATCAGGTGTTATCACTCGGACCGAATAAGATCACGGGTCGAACGAAACGAAGCGACAGCACACCTACAGCAGTCCGTCCTCTCGAGCCAACAACAGCGCGCTGATCGTCGAGTCGTTTGCCGGTTGCTCACGAGCGCGCTCGAGCGCCGCGTCGACTGGAAGCGACGTCACCTCGAGGAACTCGTTGGTATCGAGTGCCCGCTCGCCGGGAACGAGGCCGTCTGCGTAGACGACGGCCCGATCGTGGTTCAACACGCCCGTCGCGACGGCGTACTCCTGTAAGAGCACGGTCGTCGAGGGCACGAATCCCGTCTCCTCCTCGAGTTCTCGCGTCGCGGCTTCCGTGTAGGATTCGCCGTCTTCGACGATTCCCGCGGGCAACTCGAGGTGGCGTTCGCGGATCGCCGGTCGGTACTGTTCGACGAACAGCAGGCGGTCGCCTTCGGTGTCGGACCCGCTCGATCCGACCGCGGTCCCGTCGACCTTCGCGACGATGACGACAGCCGGCGGCAACTCCGCCCAGTAGTAGCGTTTCTCGCTCCCGTCGGGCTGTTCGACCAGATCGTACCCGCCGTCGTACCAGCCCGTCTCGTACTCGGTCTCGCGCTCTATGACGTCCCACTTCGCTGGGACGCTCGGGTGGCGCGACTCGTCTGGGTCGCTCATCGAACCCGAGTGGGCACTCGAGTCGGTAATAGGTGCCGTTTCCGACGCGTCTCTGAGAGGCGATCAACACAAGACGGTTGCTGGCGACCCTACAACAGATCGCGATACAGACGGCCGAACGCCTGTCGGCGAAGCGTCGAAACCGCCGCGTCCTCTTCGTTCTGGAAGGTTGCAGCGACGCCTTCGCCGTCGGGCCCGGCGTGCCAGGCGACGTAGTCGACGGACTCGTGGCCCGTCTCCGTCACCTCGCCCTCGTAGTCCTCGAGCCACTCCGCGTACTCCGCGCGCGTGCCGACGTGAACCGAGAGCATGCTCGCGAAGAGAGCGTCTCGAGCCGTCTCGACGACCTCGCTCGAAACCCGTTCGCGATACTCCTCCCGGTCGAACTCCATTGCTCTGGCGACCTCGCGGACGACAGTCTGTGCCGCAGGCCCGACGTTCTCGTAGTGTTCGCGCGCCGCAGCGATCGAGTCGGGGGAAAACGAACCCGTCGTATGCATAGGGAGACAGATGAACGCAGACGGTTACAGGGTTTCGTTGTCCGATTCCGTAGACGACTCCTCGGCCGATTTTCCCGTCGCCTCGGTCTCGTCTGTCGTTGTCTCATCCATCGCCTCGCCATCGGTTGACTCCGTGGATTCGTACAGCTGTTGTGTCAGTTCACGAGCCTCCTCGAGTGCACCCTGAGCCTCCGGGCTCGGATCCTGAGTCATCGACCCACGGCCGGGCCCACGCGATTGGGCGGCCAGTTCAGCCTCGAGCGACGGCGACCGACCGGTCCCCTGTTCGAACTCGGGTGTCTCGACTTCTCGTGCGTGTTCGGTGACGATCTCGGCGAGTTGCTCCGGGCTGCGTTCGTTCCAATCGGGTGCGTGACGCTCGAGCCACTCGAGGTGATTTTCCCGCCCG contains the following coding sequences:
- a CDS encoding rhodanese-like domain-containing protein, producing the protein MDGEISTDAVQELVEADADVRIVDIRDERSFEHSHIPGSENVPFHELSSRIEEFEDAERVVTVCPHGKASVQAANLIGSYEGSADATVESMKGGLEEYGLKYGLVSESSSSEDSTASTESPF
- a CDS encoding NUDIX hydrolase, giving the protein MSDPDESRHPSVPAKWDVIERETEYETGWYDGGYDLVEQPDGSEKRYYWAELPPAVVIVAKVDGTAVGSSGSDTEGDRLLFVEQYRPAIRERHLELPAGIVEDGESYTEAATRELEEETGFVPSTTVLLQEYAVATGVLNHDRAVVYADGLVPGERALDTNEFLEVTSLPVDAALERAREQPANDSTISALLLAREDGLL
- a CDS encoding DUF5809 family protein, whose protein sequence is MHTTGSFSPDSIAAAREHYENVGPAAQTVVREVARAMEFDREEYRERVSSEVVETARDALFASMLSVHVGTRAEYAEWLEDYEGEVTETGHESVDYVAWHAGPDGEGVAATFQNEEDAAVSTLRRQAFGRLYRDLL
- a CDS encoding DUF5810 domain-containing protein, with the translated sequence MGYACPVCSTEEADGVHLANHFAVTASLGRENHLEWLERHAPDWNERSPEQLAEIVTEHAREVETPEFEQGTGRSPSLEAELAAQSRGPGRGSMTQDPSPEAQGALEEARELTQQLYESTESTDGEAMDETTTDETEATGKSAEESSTESDNETL